A part of Rattus rattus isolate New Zealand chromosome 4, Rrattus_CSIRO_v1, whole genome shotgun sequence genomic DNA contains:
- the St6gal1 gene encoding beta-galactoside alpha-2,6-sialyltransferase 1 yields the protein MIHTNLKKKFSLFILVFLLFAVICVWKKGSDYEALTLQAKGFQMPKSQEKVAMGSASQVVFSNSKQDPKEDIPILSYHRVTAKVKPQPSFQVWDKDSTYAKLNPRLLKIWRNYLNMNKYKVSYKGPGPGVKFSIEALRCHLRDHVNVSMIEATDFPFNTTEWEGYLPKENFRTKVGPWQRCAVVSSAGSLKNSQLGREIDNHDAVLRFNGAPTDNFQQDVGSKTTIRLMNSQLVTTEKRFLKDSLYTEGILIVWDPSVYHADIPKWYQKPDYNFFETYKSYRRLNPSQPFYILKPQMPWELWDIIQEISADLIQPNPPSSGMLGIIIMMTLCDQVDIYEFLPSKRKTDVCYYHQKFFDSACTMGAYHPLLFEKNMVKHLNEGTDEDIYLFGKATLSGFRNIRC from the exons ATGATTCATACCAACTTGAAGAAAAAGTTCAGCCTCTTCATCCTGGTCTTTCTCCTGTTCGCAGTCATCTGTGTGTGGAAGAAAGGGAGCGACTATGAGGCCCTTACACTGCAAGCCAAGGGATTCCAGATGCCCAAGAGCCAGGAGAAAGTGGCCATGGGGTCTGCTTCCCAGGTTGTGTTCTCAAACAGCAAGCAAGACCCTAAGGAAGACATTCCAATCCTCAGTTACCACAGGGTCACAGCCAAGGTCAAACCACAGCCTTCCTTCCAGGTGTGGGACAAGGACTCCACGTACGCAAAACTTAACCCCAGGCTGCTGAAGATCTGGAGAAACTATCTGAACATGAACAAATATAAAGTATCCTACAAGGGGCCCGGGCCAGGAGTCAAGTTCAGCATAGAAGCACTGCGTTGCCACCTTCGAGACCATGTGAACGTGTCTATGATAGAGGCCACAGATTTTCCCTTCAACACCACTGAGTGGGAGGGTTACCTGCCCAAGGAGAACTTTAGAACCAAGGTTGGGCCTTGGCAAAGGTGTGCCGTCGTCTCTTCTGCAGGATCTCTGAAAAACTCCCAGCTTGGTCGAGAGATTG ATAATCATGATGCAGTCCTGAGGTTTAATGGGGCCCCTACCGACAACTTCCAACAGGATGTGGGCTCGAAAACTACCATTCGCCTAATGAACTCTCAG TTAGTCACCACAGAAAAGCGCTTCCTCAAGGACAGTTTGTACACCGAAGGAATCCTAATTGTATGGGACCCATCCGTGTATCATGCAGATATCCCAAAG TGGTATCAGAAACCAGACTACAATTTCTTCGAAACCTATAAGAGTTACCGAAGGCTGAACCCCAGCCAGCCATTTTATATCCTCAAGCCCCAGATGCCATGGGAACTGTGGGACATCATTCAGGAAATCTCTGCAGATCTGATTCAGCCAAATCCCCCATCCTCCGGCATGCTGG GTATCATCATCATGATGACGCTGTGTGACCAGGTAGATATTTACGAGTTCCTCCCATCCAAGCGCAAGACGGACGTGTGCTATTATCACCAAAAGTTCTTTGACAGCGCTTGCACGATGGGTGCCTACCACCCGCTCCTCTTCGAGAAGAATATGGTGAAGCATCTCAATGAGGGAACAGATGaagacatttatttgtttgggaaAGCCACCCTTTCTGGCTTCCGGAACATTCGTTGTTGA